CCTCCCGACCCCAAGCCCTGACGCGCTCGTGACCACGCGCGACGTCTCGGTGCTCGTCGACGGGCTCGCGTTCGGCGAAGGGCCGCGCTGGCACGACGGGGCGCTGTTCCTGTCAGACATGCACTCACATCGCGTGCTGTCGGTCGACCCGCGCTCGGACGCGACCACGGTCGTCGCCGAACACGACTCGCCACTCTCGGGGATCGGCTGGCTGCCCGACGGTCGCCTGCTCGTTGTCGCGATGGACGGCGCGGTGCTGCGGTTGGAATCGTCCGGGCTGGTCGTGCACGCCGACGTCACCGCGCTTGCCCCGCACGGCATCAACGACATGATCGTGCATCCGCAAGGATGGGCGTGGGTCGGTCAGTTCGGCTACGACCGGCACGCTGGCGCGACACCCGCGCCGAGCCCCTTGATCCGCGTTGATCCCGACGGCACCGCGTCCGTTGCCGCCGACGACATGATGGTCGCGAACGGCATGGCCATCACCCCCGACGGGCGTACGTTGATCGTCGCGGAGAGCGCAGGGCGAAAGCTCACGACCTTCGTGATCGGTTCGCACGGCGTCCTCACCGATCGCTCGATGTTCGCGGAGCTGCCGCACGCACCCGACGGCATGTGCCTCGACGCCGAGGGTGCGGTGTGGGCTGCGTGCGTCACCGCGTCCCGGTATGCGCGCGTCCTCGCCGGGGGTGAGATCGTCGACACCATCGAGCTCGAACCCCCGCGCCGCGCCGTGGCCTGCGTGCTCGGCGGCGCCGGCCGTCGCACGCTCTACATGCTCACCGCCGACACGCTCGGTGAGGCCGATTTGTCACGCGAGCTGATGAGCGCGCGCGTGGAACAGGTGCAGGTCGACGTCCCGGGTGCGGGCCTGCCCTGAGCTACGAGCCCCCGCCCGACCTCGATTCGGAGCTCGTCGCTTCGGTCGTCGCACGCAGTCTGGGATCGCGCGTCGACGCGGTGAACCCGGTTCCCGGCTTCGCGGGGAACCAGTCGTTCAGCGTCGAAGCGGCGATCGGGCGCTATCTCGTGAAGTGCGGAGCGACCGATTCGGTGCGCGCCGAAGCCTGGGTGTGCGACCGTGTCCGCGAAGAGGGCGTGCCGGCGCCGGCGATTGTCGACGTCGATCTCTCCAAGGAGCAACTTCCTCTGGCGTTTCTGGTCATGGAGCACGTCGGGGGCGCGCCCGTCGACGACTCGAGCTCCGCGCTGGAGACCGCGGGCGCGCACCTGCGCGTCGTGCACGCGATCGAACTCGACGGCTTCGGCTGGCTCGGTGCGAGCGAATCCGGTGACCGGGGAACGCAGCCAACCTGGTTCGACGCCATGACCGAGGGGACGGGCTCACTCGCGGCCGTGGTCGACGCCGGTCTCCTTCCTGCGCGCACCGTCGCGGATGTGGAACGGGTGGTCGACCGGCATCGCGACATCCTCGATGCGGTGCAGTCAGCGTGTCTGTTGCACGGCGACTTCCATCCGCGCCACGTCTTCGCCGACGACCGCCGGCTGTGCGGCATCATCGACTGGGGTGACGCGACCGCCGGAGATCCTCTGTTCGATCTCGGACGTGTCCTCCGATCGGGTCGAGCTGCTCTCGACCGCATGCTCGTCAGCTACGGGCCGTTGCCCGTTGGCGGCGACGAGCTCGAACGGCGACTGCAGCTGTACTTGTGCTTGTGGGTCGCTTCTTCCGTGTCGTGGGAGTTCTTCGCCGGCCCGCCCTGGCCGCCCTGGTTCGATCTCCAGAACGAGACGTTGGTCGCGTGCACGGCCGCGCTCGCGACCTACTCGCGGTAGAGCTTCACCGTGAGCCAGTTCGTGCCAGGTTCGGTGTGTAGGAGTCGGTGCCGAGTGCGTGCTGGGAGGAACACCCACTCGCCCGCGGAGAGCTCGACCCGTTCACCCTCGACGTCGAGAACGGCGGCGCCGTCGAGGACGACCGCGAGCTCGTCCTCGTCCTGGTCGTACTCGACCGGCTCGACGTGCCCGCTGAGGATCTGCTCCACCACGAGGTTGCGCACGCGCGCGATCGCGTCGGTCCGTTCGCCGGTCGCGGGTGCATCGGACGCGCTGAGCAAGTGACCGCGTTTCACGGGGCTCATCGGCTCGTGCCGTAGCCCTCGGGGTGCGACGAGTGCCAGCGCCA
This genomic window from Acidimicrobiia bacterium contains:
- a CDS encoding cupin domain-containing protein encodes the protein MSPVKRGHLLSASDAPATGERTDAIARVRNLVVEQILSGHVEPVEYDQDEDELAVVLDGAAVLDVEGERVELSAGEWVFLPARTRHRLLHTEPGTNWLTVKLYRE
- a CDS encoding SMP-30/gluconolactonase/LRE family protein, with translation MTTRDVSVLVDGLAFGEGPRWHDGALFLSDMHSHRVLSVDPRSDATTVVAEHDSPLSGIGWLPDGRLLVVAMDGAVLRLESSGLVVHADVTALAPHGINDMIVHPQGWAWVGQFGYDRHAGATPAPSPLIRVDPDGTASVAADDMMVANGMAITPDGRTLIVAESAGRKLTTFVIGSHGVLTDRSMFAELPHAPDGMCLDAEGAVWAACVTASRYARVLAGGEIVDTIELEPPRRAVACVLGGAGRRTLYMLTADTLGEADLSRELMSARVEQVQVDVPGAGLP
- a CDS encoding aminoglycoside phosphotransferase family protein → MNPVPGFAGNQSFSVEAAIGRYLVKCGATDSVRAEAWVCDRVREEGVPAPAIVDVDLSKEQLPLAFLVMEHVGGAPVDDSSSALETAGAHLRVVHAIELDGFGWLGASESGDRGTQPTWFDAMTEGTGSLAAVVDAGLLPARTVADVERVVDRHRDILDAVQSACLLHGDFHPRHVFADDRRLCGIIDWGDATAGDPLFDLGRVLRSGRAALDRMLVSYGPLPVGGDELERRLQLYLCLWVASSVSWEFFAGPPWPPWFDLQNETLVACTAALATYSR